The DNA window tttctgcttgaaCTGTTTTGTAGTAAACTCTTTTGAAGTCTGTGTGTTCAGTTGTAAACATTTCAACTCGTACCGTGTGTAACCCAGGATTCCTGTCAAAATGAAGGCAGCGGATGTCTGGTGGAGCCTCACTGCGACCTGCCCCTGGAGTTAGGCTCTGGATGTCTATGTCCATGTTCCTGCTGCATCGTTAGCTCATTCTGGGTTCCCTCTTGGCTCATGCACCTCTTAGGACCACATTACAGTTGACCTCTTGGCTGGTTTTCCATGATTTTCTATTCCAGGATGGATCTTTCCATCTGCACGTCTGCATTTTCCATTTGTTCTACTCACACTCTCGCTGGTTTCCAGACTGCCCAGTTGGTTGATGTTTCTAACCTTGGCGAGTCTTCTTTCCTTGGGCAGGAGCTACCCTCTGCTTCTTTGGAGATGGAGCGTGATTACAGTCGGTACTCATTGAACTGGAGAGCGAGGCCAGGCAGGGGGCTGTTGTTGAGGTCTTGTCTTGATTCTGATTTTCCGTCGAGGGAAGATACtctgttgggaggcagaggaggtagaACAGAAAGGGATGGAGGACCAGAATGGCTCATTTTTTCTGAGGCGTCCAATTCGTGTCTCACCTTCTCATCCATCCTGGTGTGGCCTAGCCAGCTTGAGCATTTTCATTTATAACTGCTACTTGGCTCAGGCTAAATGGTTGGATTCGAGGGCAGAACTTCAGGCCGACTGGGGCCAAGCCATCCTAAAATTGCCATGGTACCTCGCCATGTCTGAGGCTCCCAGAACACGGGGGTTGGAACAGTTGTTAGGTGTTGAGGACAGGATGGAGTCTGTGagtctgcctcctgtgtgttctgttcagaaagctcTATGTCTGGATTTTTAGAGCAACCTCAGTTTTAGTAGAGTTAGCCTCGCTCCTGACTCTTTGGTCTTAGTGCTAAAGCATCCACAGCTCTTACGATAGCAGGGAGCATTGTGGACCAACAGGAAACAGAGGATGCCATCTTCCTTACGGGACTCGGGTTATAGTGAGAGTCGTCTGAGGCGAATGAAGCTGTGTGCCCTGGACCTGCGTCTTTGTGAGACTTGTTGACAGTGTCCTGGGGGCAGGTGGGAACACGTGGTGTTCCGGGTGAGGTGCACACCCAGTGCCAGCCAGCGTTGTCCTGAGTGTGACTTCGCCTTTCTTGTCCTCCTTTCAGAGTGCTGAACAGATTGCTGAGCTCTGCAGGGGCTTTACCAGCGCCCACACCAACGGCATGGAAGCGACAATGGAGAGCCAGGACCCACCTTGCAGGCCTCTGGCTCGCCACCTCTCAGATGCAGACCGCCTCCGAAAAGTCATCCAGGAGCTCGTAGACACGGAGAAGTCTTACGTGAAGGTAACGGGAAGTGCTGGGCATTCCCACGCCTTTGATGGATGGTGAGGTCATGCTGGCAAAGGCCTTCAGATCACCTCTGCCGGAGACATCTGCCACTTAGGAGGCAGACATGTGCTTCTTGAGGTGGAATTGCTGCAGGGAAGGGAGAGCAGGCTGAGAGGTGAAAGAACTGagaaaactcaaaaaacaaaaccaacccccaAATTGGATCCTTGGCTCATTTTGTTGCCAAGGTAGCTTTCACTATGGAAACAGATGTTGTAGTTCACTATTTGCAGTCTGTGGGAACGGAGTCTACACTGCTTTAGCAAGAAGGGTAGAGATCACTTTGGGTTATGAGGAGCTGGGGAGCAATCTCTACCTTAGCGGCCCTCTATATAGGTCCTCAGAGTCCAGGTGGTCAGCCCGATCCATCGAGGTCCCTGGGCAGAACGTAGGCCCATGCACAGGTGTTTCAGCCATCACATGGGGTGTTCTCATACAtgaattcatttctttctctcatcaGCTAGCCCTTACTTAGTGCTTTGGGAAATGTTTATTAGCATAGGAGATTGGAAAGACAGTATTCTCTGCTTTAAGCATTCGCTCCTGCTTTGGGTCTATTTTAAGTTTGCCTCAGTTGTCAGTGTCTGGAAGGGTATGGTGTAGGACAGTGGCTGGGAATCCAGGCCTGGTCTGCCTTGTTGTGCTTCATGGCCCTTGGAGGGTCCTCCCAGCTTCCTCGTTGGGCCCTGTGCTTGTGACTGGCTTTCCAGAAATCTTCAGTATGTGAAGTCCAGGAGTTACACATTGGCACACACATGTGGGCTATTACCCTTTCCTCTATGAAACAGACCCGGGGAGCCGGGACAGTAGCTTAGTCGGTACGGTCCTTGCCGAGCATGCCccgagccctgggtttgatactGTAGAAGCGGACATGATGGTGcttgcctataatctcaacactccgGGGAGTAGAAGATGGCAGCCCAGGAGCTCAGTGTAGCTTCAGCTACAtggcgagtttgaggccaggctggcctacatgAGACTCTGAACACAACAATAATGACACATCTGAGCTGCTCCTTTAAGTGTGCCACTGCCATATCCCCAGGATGCTCTCAGAGGTCTTATTCCCAGCTAGCTCCAGTGCCTCTTGTATCGTTCGGTCGGTCTGTGGGGAGAGAACGAACCACTAGAGAAGTggccggggggaggggggggagggagtgaCTGCCAGGGAGCTCAGGGGTTCCTAAGCGACCCAGCATATCCACAGCCTTTGCTCTGGGAGCTGGGAATGCTCCTGAGGCTCAAGAGCCATCCGACATGTTGAGCAGCATCACGGAACCTGCTGGGTCCAGGGCAGAGTTGAGAAGAGAACTCCTCCCCCTCTGTCACCAGAGTTTCCCATCTTCCCTTTGGATTGCCTTCTGCCCCGAGGGCCGTTTTCAATGCTACTTGTTAGCTCCTGAGGGATGTGGGACCGGGTAGGCAAGGAAGGACCAGCTCTTCCTTCCCCTGCAAGAACCCTGCCGTTTGTTTTCATAGGGCGGCAGCCATGGAGGCTCTTTTGTCAGCCCCAGCTCAGCGTGACCCGCTCTTGCTGTGCTGTAAGTCCTCTGAGCGAGTGGCATTAGCCTGGACAGGAGTGACGGCCTGACAAATAACCAGTACTTGGTGTGAACTCACAATTCACACCTGCTCCTActctcccttcatttctttttgttgttggtgttgttgcTGACATGTAACACAGAAGTTCCTTGCTCGAATCTAACCCCAAATCTCCGCATGCACCTAAAAGTTTCCCACACTTGTGTGTCCCCCAGATCTGCTCCGGTGACTCACTGCTACCTGCCCTTCTCACACCCCAGACTGCTGTGGTccaaggggaggtggggaaacCAGGGGGGCTCTTCAGTGTGAAGCACCAGCAGTACTGCCATTCCGGGGTTTGCTCTCACAACGAGGAAGGCACTGGGGGGCCCCTCTGGGCTTCCCTCGGCTCTCTGGTTTCTAAGACTTCTTCTCCCTTGCAAAGCCAGGGAATCAGTTCCGTCAACTAGCGCTAGATGTATCACTCCCAGTTCTTCAGAATAAACGAAACCCCACAGAAGTCTTTGCTGTCACTGAATTATACACGGTGTCTGGCTTCAAGTTCTTCAATATAAACTCTAGTGGGTTACCTAAGTACTCCCACTGTTGTGGTCTCTGAGAGACTCATCCGTCCGGGAGAGACTCAAGTGTGGCTCAGATTGTAAACCTCCCTGCCGCTCACCGTTGGACTCTTGCACTGGAAGACACGGGTTGGAAACTCCGCTGGTTTCAGCCTGAAGTGGAAGAGCTTGCCCGGGTCCTGTCTCACAGCTCCACCCAGAGGCTGTCGCCATGCTCCCTGGCACCGAAGAGAAAGCCAGGCCCCTGGTGTCTAGCCACAACTGCAGCAGTAGCTAGCCggcccctctcttcccctccggAGAAACGATGGCTTCTGTGGCAGGGAAGACAGAGCCTGCTCTGGCAGTAGGACGTTAACCTTACTCAGAGTGGGTGCTAACACTGTAGAGTGGAGATGTGAAAGCCAGGAGGTGGCAGTATGGTGGCACCAACCTTTGTGTTAGGTGAGCAATGACAACCGCTCTGAAGGTCAAGAATGTCAGCAAGACAGATGTCACCTTTCCTAATGGGAGTCTTTGGAGTTGCTGCTGCCTAGGCTGCTGGGACCAACTGGTTATTTTGGAGGTGTATGTTAAAGAGACTCTTTTCTTGGCTTTCAGGATCTGAGCTGCCTCTTTGAACTCTACTTGGAGCCGCTGCAGAATGAGACTTTCCTTACCCAGGATGAGGTAAATGGCGAGTACTTTTCTTCTGCACCCCCACACCAGTTCTCTTTTTCAGCCTTTTAGCAGAGGTCCTAGACcagatgtgttcttttttttaacattacaaAACGATGCTCTTACCTACAAAGTTCATAACCAGGAGCCacagttaaacaaacaaaacaacaacaacaacaacaacaaacttgcaaaaaaatttttttggagacaaggtctcactgtgtatcctggctggcctggaactcactatgtagaagaggatggctttgaatttacagagatctgccagcctctacctctctagtgctaagattaaggttgtatgccaccatgccttatGCAAAGAAATCATCTTTCAATTAAGTTAGTGAATTTGGGCTGAGCTGTATCCATAGCTGCCTATGACTTCATTCAGCCCATGGATTGTAGGCTGGACACAACTGTGAGTCCCAAAGAACACTGAAGCTGAAGGAtcttcagaaagtctttttttttaaaaaaaaaaaaaaaaagatttatttatttatgatgtatacagcatgtttgcctgcaggccagaagagggcaccagatcccattacagatggttgtgaaccacggtggctgctgggaattgaactcaggacctctggtagagcagtcaatgctcttaaccactgagctatttctccagtcccttcaGAAAGCCTTGTATGTGACTTCCTTTAAAGCCACTGATGTGGCCTCTATCCTAGAAAGTAGCAGTGCATTGATAAAGGGAGAAGGGTGgtcttgagttttttgtttgtttgtttgtttggcaggAGATATAGCCAAACGTTACTCTCCAATATATGAATTGTTAATAATAAATCACAAGAATTAGCTCCTTTCTAATGATTTCCATTTCCCCTGATGTGAATTCCAATCCACTTAAAATGTTATCTTGGAACTGTGGAATAGCCAGGAGCTGGAGCTGTGTCTCAAGGTATAGACCACACCCCTGTGAATGTGCTCTGTAAAGGACCTGCTTATACCTGCTTCTCAGGCTCACTTCTGTGGAGGTGAGGGAGTCTAGCTTGTCCTGGTTACGCCTTTTCACACCTCACCCTTCCTATAGATGGAGTCACTATTTGGGAGCTTGCCAGAGATGCTGGAGTTTCAGAAAGTGTTCCTGGAGACTCTGGAGGACGGAATCTCTGCTTCCTCGGACTTCAATGTCCTGGAAACCCCCTCCCAGTTTCGAGTAAGTATTTTGGATTTGGGTTTAAAGCAAATACAAGTGGGTAGGGTGTAAAGTTATCCCCTCAGTCTATGACGTTTGTGTATTCCATTGCCCCGCTTTCTCTGTGGGTCGGGGAAGGCGGCTTTGTGGTTTTCTCCTGGAGTGACTGCTCTTGGTGGTCAGCAGTCTGGATCACCTGATTGCTGACCACATCTGTCCTTCACTCACTTTCAAGAAAGGTACTGCAGCAACTTCTTCTGAAGCAAGAGCagcttcccagcactggagtcCTTTCTTTGTGGTCCTGGGAAACTGGGCTGGAAAGTGTGGCTTTCAGATGGCCGTCAGGGAAGTTTGTCCCTTGTGAAGGAGTAAGGACCATGGCTAATGGGAAGTTCTTCCAGGGGTGAGAGGgcagaaggcaggagaaagaggtTTTGGGAGCATACAGTAGGCACAGTCCATCCCAAGTAATGGAGCAGGTGACTCTGAGAGTCCCTGCACCCTCTCAGACCACTGTAGTCCCACCCATCAGATACAGTGAATCTGCTGCCAGGAAACTGCTCTGCCAGGACCTTTCCCATCCATCTAAAGGTCTGCTAGGGCAATGGTCTCCACTTACAGACCGAACAGAGCAGCGCCCACACATGTCAGCAGCAAATGATCTGCTGAAGCCAGAGCACGTGGAAGATGTGTTTGATTTGACCTTCTCTCATCCCTTTTAGAAGTTGCTCTTTTCCCttggaggctccttcctctatTACGCTGACCACTTTAAACTGTACAGTGGATTCTGTGCCAACCACATTAAAGTCCAGAAGGTTCTAGAGCGAGGTGAGTTGTTAATTgcctttatagttttttttttttaactgttaataAGGGGTATGTCTATATCTATAGCAAGTGTGATTTGAATGGGCTGACCTTGAAAACGATAACAGTTAAAGGGAAACTTTTCAGAGTATTTGCTGTTAGGGGAGCCGTGGACAGGTGGGCCCCAAGCTTTGCCATGTGTCACTTTGCTGTCCCTGTCTGTAAAGACGTTATGGCCACAAGCATTGGATGACTGGAGAGGATGTATGCTGGTTTTCTCTACTCTTCTGTCAATATTCTTAGGCATGAGAAGCTACTCGAAAGTAAAACTCCACCATCCATCTCCAAGGAAGTGCCTAACTATGGCTGTTTTCCTGGTGGAACTCAGAAAAACTGCCTCCCTGAGGCTGCCTACTCTCCTACTATCATGGAGGGAGTGGAGAGGTTCCTCCTACAATTTGGGTTTCACATTTGCGCCAATGACATTTAAACCCATTTGATTTAAATGTAGAACTCTATAGTATCCCAGaaattccacatttaaaaaaatgcaccgggcggtggtggcccatgcttttaatcccagcactcgggaggcagagccaggcggatctctgtgagttcgaggccagcctgggctaccaagtgagtcccaggaaaggcacaaagctacacagagaaaccctgtctcgaaaaaccaaaaaaaaaaaaaatgcatgttggAGTGCTTCAAATGACAGTAAGCTAGCCAAAACCTATCTTCTTGGTCACTTTCAACAAAAGGACTGAGCACATTTGCATGTCCTTTCACAACCCCCCTTTTAATGGATGATCTAACTTAGGTTGTTTCCCTGGTGGAACTGGGAAAAACTTTGCCTCCTCTCCTGTCATGGAGGGGGTGAGGCTACAGCAAGAGATGAGAGGTAATCTCACCACCTGCATAGTCTGGTGATCAGTGACCTCTCCTAAGTGCTACAGATTTTCCCCTTGAGATATAACCTAAATAAGGGCACTTCTGCAAACTGGTTGGACCCCAAACGGCTGGTCTGTCAATGGCAACCAGTGGAGCCCAGTGTGAGGGCTGGCCTGTCCACCCGCCCTGTCATATGCACCCGTATTTCTGTGTGTGGCCTTTAAAACACGGACACTGCACGGAGGCAGTTCTTGCTAAGGGTTCCACACCTGGAGGAACACAATGCAACCCTGGCGTCAGGTCTAGTCTGCTTGGAGCTGTGGGGTGAAGGCAGGTTGGCTTCCGAGGTAGAGAGATACTACTTTTCAAGAGTGTGGAGAATAAGACCAGCCAGTGCTAGGGCAGGAGAGGAGATGCTTTTCCAGGTGGATCTTTGCAATGAATCGTTGGAAGCTCATCTTTAGGCCACGCCACACCACCCAGAACAGTCCGTGATGGGTGTGCACAGGTGCATTGTGACTCCACAGTCCTCTCTAGAGTGAGGACTGCATCCTCTACCATCCTCGCAACCTTCCTTCACTTGCAGGCCTTGTGAGAGATGAGACAGCGACACCTGCTAATAACCGGGTACTCGACCCGTGAATGCACTTGGGTTTTTATCACTGAACGATGTAAGGACTGAAGGAATAATGTAAAACTGTGCTGGACGATAACATAATAGTTGAGTTCATCCCACTGTGCTCTCCTAAGGATCTTTTATCAATTGCTTGCAGCTAAAACCGATAAGGCCTTCAAGGCTTTTCTGGATGCCCGGAATCCCaccaagcagcattcctctacgCTCGAGTCTTACCTCATCAAGCCTGTTCAGAGAGTGCTCAAGTACCCCCTGCTCCTCAAGGAGCTCGTGTCCCTGACGGACCATGAGAGTGAGGAACACTATCACCTGACAGGTaaggcaggaaggaggctgcTTGTACTCACCAGCTGGCCAAGGGGGCTTGCCCGGGGCCGACAGCTCTTCCCTGTGACTCCTCAGCGCCGTGACTGCCCAGCTTAGTTACAGAGTCCATGTAGGAAAACAGCCCCATATAGCTGCCATCCTTTAGGGGGCTGCTCACCATGCTTTGGGGATTTTAAaattagagacaggatctcattgtgtggctctggctggcctgaaactcacagacagacgcctcctgagtgctgggaccaaaggtgtgcaTCGCTATGCCTGGCTTAAAGGTGATCTCACAATGAGAATTGTTCTTCCTGAGTTGATCAAGAAGGgtaatttgatttaaaattttaaaacagtgtcATTGAGGCCTAGTAAGTTGAAGTCACTTGGCTGGCGAACAGTGTTGAAAGAACGCCCCATTGGGCCTCTCCTGTACTTTTCCATGCCCTTGGCTGTGCTGAAGCTCGTGGGATGGGGTGCCACCTTGTGGAGAGCTCTGCGCTCTGCTGAATCTGAGAACAAAGTATAGAACGCACCGAGATTTTGCCAAAATCATTTGTCCCTCATCTACCCTTGCCCAAGTTACAAACAAACGGCATGTATAACCGCAAACACCTGAATTTGTGGTTGACATCGgtaggtggttttgttttgttttcttgcacTGGGGAGCCAGTGAGTGAGGCACGTGTTAGCACTGAGCTCCACTGCCCTCTCACGCTGCTGTAAATGAACAATTCTGCTGGACTCCTAATGTGCCAGCTAGTTCTAGAGATACTGACTTCAAGAGCAGCTCCCCTGAGGCTGGACAGTGTTGGGTTGGCTTCTGGTTCCACTACCCAGTTTTCTCCAGAACTCTGATGAAGCTTCACCTGTTACTGTAGTAGGATATTGGttgcagtcagtgctctttggGGCACAGAAAGCACTGTCAGGGTATCTGGCTGGACTAAGGTTAGCTTTATTAATGGCACTTCTCAGAGTCTCCTCATTTCGGAGAGAATTTGAGGTGGATGATAAGCTGACTGCCCTTGACTGTGACACCTAGATTTAaataggctgttgtgagctgtaCCTCCATCATGCTATTAGCTGAGAGCTGGACTCCCAGGATGGGATTTGGTGGGATTTAGAATGAGCAGGCACACCTTCCTATCTTTCAGAAGCACTAAAGGCCATGGAGAAAGTGGCCACCCACATCAACGAGATGCAGAAGATCTATGAGGATTACGGGACGGTGTTTGACCAGCTCGTGGCAGAGCAGAGCGGCACGGAGAAGGAGGTCTGTGGGGGTCTCATGCTGGGGTGCATGAGCTTAGGGACCGTCCAGAGCAGCTACTTGGTTAGACTTTCCTGGGGGGGACAAAGCCTTTTTttgatattaatatataaaataattacatagttTATATAGAAATGGTTTGGAAAGGTATTAAAAACTGGTCTAAAACATAACTGTGCCATGTTAGCATTGTACAGAGGCTATGGAAGTATCGCTGAGCTGGTGtctctccaactcctttcttTCCTATGAAGGTGAAGTCATAGTTCCAGAAACTAGAGCACGGGGAAGGCTGGGCTGGAAGAATGAGGAAGGGGCCCAGCATGGGATAAAATATAGGGCTTGTTCCCTTCAGGTTACCTTTCTGCGTCAGCATCAGATACAAGTGATCACCTGCTTATAGTCCCAGTGATTGCTGACATTcggtgtatttttcatttttgtctgatTGCTAACCTTAGAACACTGAGCTTGGAGAGCACATGTAAGAAACGGCAGTGTGAGCAGAAAGTGACAGGGACTGAAAAGGggcacagctttttttttatttacataggTCGATTTCAATGTTACtattttatctttagcagcctgATGTAGTTTAGTGACCTGAAGTAAACACTCATAGAAAGCCCTTAAaattcagtggttctcaccttTCCTAATACAGTGCCCCACGTCGTGGTGATTGTTACTTttataaattgtaatataaatatctgatatgtggccccCGTAAatgggtcatttgacccccaaaggggtggtgacccacagattgagaccTACTGCCTTAGATGACCACGGCCGCTGCTGCGGCACAATTGTCACCTATGTAAGTGTGCACTAGATCTAAACGGGGaggtggaggtgcacacctttaatcccagcactcaggaggcagagccaggcggatctcggtgagctcgaggccagcctgggctacacagagaaactcttgtctcaaaaaaatctaagtaaataCTTTACAGTTAAACACCAGCACCTCCTATTATTTACCAGGACTAGGCACAATTAAAGCCTGTCTGGGTTACAgggtaagttcaaggtcagcctaggccaTTTGGAGAGAccagggaggtagctcagtggtaaggggCTAGCCCAGCAGGCAGGAGGGCCCAGACCTATTACTAAGAGGGTGCAGCCTGATGCTTGGCTCATATTTCTAGGACTTGCGCCACTTCATGCCGCGCTGACGGGGACCATACAGACACAGCGGTTCCTGTGGACATGTTAGCAATGACCACATGGATGCAATTCTGTGTCTAACATGAAACAGCTCACCCCTGAGACTTTTCACATCTTTGTTTCCTGTCTCCACAATGTAGGTGACAGAGCTGTCCATGGGGGAACTTCTGATGCATTCCACGGTTTCCTGGCTGAATCCGTTCCTCTCTTTAGGAAAAGTCAGGAAGGACATTGAACTCACAGTATTTGGTTGGTACTCCGGTTCAGAAGCGTTAGCCGTAACAAAAAGCTTGACTAACATTGCCACTCTTGCTGACTCCTGGTTTTGGGGAGCTGGGAAAAGGCTGCAGTGGCTGGGACCCAACACAGCCTGCTAGGGGGAAGCACCTCATGAGGCTGCTTGAAAACCTGCTGCCTGAACAGTGCTACGTTTCAAAACCGCCTCCTTCTCACCCAGAATTGGGAGAGCAAGTTACAGTGTGTTCTCACTGAGACCTGGATGCCATGGCCTCAGCTGTTAATCAAACAATGGCGAAACAGACGCAGGACCTGCTTTCCTAAGCAGGCACTTCTGCATGGTTCACACGAAACAGGGCAGAGGAGCATGTGTTAATGCAGCGGGATTCCAGTCCTGGGTTTGAAGCGCTTTGTTCTCATGAAGGGCCCAGCTCGGGGTTAACCTTAGAAGAGTTTGCAGAAAACATCAagacctttctttctcttttactttcagtttttaaGAGAGCTGTCATATTGGTTTATAAAGAAAACTgcaaactgaaaaagaaaccGGTAAGAAAAAGGACTTTTAATTAGAGCTGTCTTTTCAtggctttctcctgccttgtaCTGGAAAGCTCTCTAAGAATCATGGCCTCACCATCCAACAGTATTAACCCATCTGTCTGCCTAAAATTTCATAAACTCTATTTTCcggtttttataataaaaacatcatgccCCCAAATTCCCAGCGTCTACAGACCTCTATGTCTATTCTAGTTTGTACAGTTAAGAATAGGCATTAGGAATGGACTCTATGGCGCCTCATAAACTTGACACATTCAGTTCTCACTGGTCTTTATGTACGTATCTGCCCCCAAACCAAAATATTCATGACAAAATTAGGACCAGGAAAACAGttagctttatatcctctttATAACTTGGATCTATTACCTGCATTTactccttcctcatcccctcaTATTTagcctttcctgttctcttttcctcATATTATATCCaaatgtactacacacacacacacacacacacaaacacacacactactggCTAGAATTTGTATATATGAACAAGAACATgcagttttttttctgagattgagTTAATTAATATTAACTCAATTAACCTCATTAATATTCACATTCTAATTCCACCCATATTCATTGTAAATTAACACTTTTCTTGAGAGCTGAGTTGTATCCACACACATAGACCAATTTTCATTACCCATTTATCTTTTGATGGACAACTAGGTTGCTTCCAGTTCTTTGCTATAGTGAAtaaaacagcaataaacatgggagTACAAACATTTCTAAGGCAGGCTATGGAATTCTCTGCACATATGCAGAAGTGGAATAGCTGCCCATGTGTCTTAAAAGATTAAGACATACCTAAGTAGAGGCCCAAACAGAAAACTTTTATTCCCTGAAAATAGTACATGTGGTTCCATAGAGACAGGGGTCTGTAAAGCTTTGGCTTTAAAGTAATTTTTGCCTTGattcaaaaaacagacaaaaagctaAGACCCGAAGAAAAACTCCAAAGCACTCCATCCAAGCCTAGCCACAGACACCATAAGCCACCGGCAGGAACTGGAGACTGCAGGAAGACGTGGCTGCCATCTTTGTGTCCCAGGAACTCACTGTGGCCCAGTCCCGGTCCTGGGAGGTCTTTGAGAGCTGGGTTCACTTGGTTTACATGCATCTTAGACACCCACAAGAGTCCTGCATACAGGTCAAGATCCCTCTGTTCACTGCACATGCGACTTTAACCCCTTCCTGGTGCTCTCTCATTTTACAGCCCTCAAATTCCCGGCCTGCCCACAACTCTGCTGACTTGGACCCCTTTAAGTTCCGATGGTTAATCCCCATATCTGCGCTCCAAGTGAGACTGGGGAACACAGCAGGTAACCACTTGGGGGAATGCAAGCAAGagacattttcatgtgtgtttcaTTCACATGGCATGAAAACGCAGGAGACGTGTATGGGTATCAGTCCGTGGTACCGGGGCAGCACAGTGCATGTACACAGAGCATGTGATGTCTGTTCACTTAGCTGTGGTCAGGGAGCAGAGTCCCAGGGAGGGGTGAGGGCATTAGGAACTGAGAGCACACCTTCTCCCTAGATCCCACTCTTAACAGGTtccaccccttcccccagcagGACCACAGGTTAACCAAGTCTTAAAGTGCATGGGCCTTTGGGGACATTCCCAAGCCACTGTGCCCGAGaataatttttacatgtatttaactTTCTAGGAAAAAATAATGAGAACAAGGTTGTTGAGACATTTCTCTACAGTCTTTTGGAAGAAAACAAGTGGCATCGGATGGCCTTTTTCTGCCCAATGCCTCTGCATTTTCTTCAACCCTGCAGTCAACAACTGTCAACATTTCCCTTTTTGCTGTATGCTTTGATACCCTAAAATTAGACAAAGATCCAAAAAAATACGAACTTAAACATAGTAGAAAATTCCTTAATATTAAGAGTACcgcaaataaagaaaaa is part of the Peromyscus leucopus breed LL Stock chromosome 8a, UCI_PerLeu_2.1, whole genome shotgun sequence genome and encodes:
- the Tiam2 gene encoding T-lymphoma invasion and metastasis-inducing protein 2 isoform X2, encoding MCKCSAEQIAELCRGFTSAHTNGMEATMESQDPPCRPLARHLSDADRLRKVIQELVDTEKSYVKDLSCLFELYLEPLQNETFLTQDEMESLFGSLPEMLEFQKVFLETLEDGISASSDFNVLETPSQFRKLLFSLGGSFLYYADHFKLYSGFCANHIKVQKVLERAKTDKAFKAFLDARNPTKQHSSTLESYLIKPVQRVLKYPLLLKELVSLTDHESEEHYHLTEALKAMEKVATHINEMQKIYEDYGTVFDQLVAEQSGTEKEVTELSMGELLMHSTVSWLNPFLSLGKVRKDIELTVFVFKRAVILVYKENCKLKKKPPSNSRPAHNSADLDPFKFRWLIPISALQVRLGNTAGTENNSLWELIHTKSEVEGRPETIFQLCCSDSESKTSIVKVIRSILRENFRRHIKCELPLEKTCKDRLVPLKNRVPVSAKLASSRSLKVLRTSSSSEWPSEPSKGNSLDSDECSLSSGTQSSGCPVAENRQDCKSTVPERDPPESLAEFPDGLIKESDILSDDDEDFHQPLKQGSPTKDIELQFQRLRISEEPDMQQPTTGPGEQPRLVRGHFCPIKRKANSTKRGRGTLLKTQTRHQSLDSHPETASLDLNLVLEREFSVQSLTSVVNEECFYEAQSHGKS
- the Tiam2 gene encoding T-lymphoma invasion and metastasis-inducing protein 2 isoform X3 → MEATMESQDPPCRPLARHLSDADRLRKVIQELVDTEKSYVKDLSCLFELYLEPLQNETFLTQDEMESLFGSLPEMLEFQKVFLETLEDGISASSDFNVLETPSQFRKLLFSLGGSFLYYADHFKLYSGFCANHIKVQKVLERAKTDKAFKAFLDARNPTKQHSSTLESYLIKPVQRVLKYPLLLKELVSLTDHESEEHYHLTEALKAMEKVATHINEMQKIYEDYGTVFDQLVAEQSGTEKEVTELSMGELLMHSTVSWLNPFLSLGKVRKDIELTVFVFKRAVILVYKENCKLKKKPPSNSRPAHNSADLDPFKFRWLIPISALQVRLGNTAGTENNSLWELIHTKSEVEGRPETIFQLCCSDSESKTSIVKVIRSILRENFRRHIKCELPLEKTCKDRLVPLKNRVPVSAKLASSRSLKVLRTSSSSEWPSEPSKGNSLDSDECSLSSGTQSSGCPVAENRQDCKSTVPERDPPESLAEFPDGLIKESDILSDDDEDFHQPLKQGSPTKDIELQFQRLRISEEPDMQQPTTGPGEQPRLVRGHFCPIKRKANSTKRGRGTLLKTQTRHQSLDSHPETASLDLNLVLEREFSVQSLTSVVNEECFYEAQSHGKS